In Pseudomonas bubulae, the following proteins share a genomic window:
- a CDS encoding transcriptional regulator, which translates to MHNAIFFTNVLRLLGERGMTKHELAKLTGVSISVLSEITNGKGNPTLKTLSAIADALQTPLPMLLESTDLDSKVLDDAAGTHMPSSLPPGYCRYCATLTNHQAFQVRKWHEYNLAKIRDKS; encoded by the coding sequence GTGCATAATGCAATTTTTTTTACTAACGTCCTGCGATTGCTGGGCGAGCGAGGCATGACCAAGCATGAGCTTGCCAAGCTCACAGGTGTCTCTATTTCTGTTCTATCTGAGATTACAAACGGGAAGGGCAACCCCACCCTAAAAACCTTGTCGGCCATTGCCGACGCCCTGCAAACGCCCTTGCCCATGCTTCTAGAGTCCACCGACTTAGATAGCAAGGTTCTGGACGATGCCGCAGGAACTCATATGCCATCAAGCCTGCCGCCCGGCTACTGTCGTTATTGCGCGACACTGACCAATCACCAGGCGTTCCAGGTGCGTAAGTGGCACGAGTACAATCTTGCAAAGATCCGGGATAAGTCGTAA
- the trfA gene encoding plasmid replication initiator TrfA: MADLTNAARKHIAELVKTGLSPEDAALQAAKSVYVAATSLPGVQSVPAIATAVAESSMIDFDAPTPSPGASDAPAAVVARPKKRTVADHLDAALSTRKQPELAGIPTKGTSKKSPRTPIDDIADAVQERKNNEKMVAAITEMQQMEMSLFQVAPWDDDLRAIPNDWGRSAVFTTRNKGQKRSACEDKLIYHYNQEIEITYTGIELRADDDELVWQQILEYAKHSPLGRDVEFTLYQLCIDLGWHINKFYYNRALSCLKRLKATCFSIKSPRHSTLKNLSLLGDFDIEKNGQKRAVCKAQLDPYLVVLFANDHYSKVMWSKYRTLSPTARRMFDYFVTHATPYPLKLETFRLICGSESTRKKKWAEQSREACKELEEIGLVEKTWVEKDFIHCVR; this comes from the coding sequence ATGGCCGACCTAACAAACGCCGCTCGAAAGCACATTGCGGAGCTGGTGAAAACCGGGCTGTCGCCCGAAGATGCAGCGTTGCAGGCTGCAAAATCTGTTTATGTTGCAGCGACTTCCCTGCCTGGAGTCCAATCGGTTCCTGCTATAGCTACAGCAGTAGCTGAGTCCAGCATGATTGATTTCGATGCCCCTACACCGTCGCCAGGCGCAAGCGATGCGCCGGCCGCGGTAGTCGCTCGCCCCAAGAAACGCACCGTAGCCGACCACCTGGACGCCGCCCTTAGTACACGCAAGCAACCAGAGCTTGCCGGCATTCCCACAAAAGGCACATCCAAGAAATCACCCCGGACGCCGATTGACGATATTGCGGATGCAGTACAAGAGCGGAAGAACAACGAAAAGATGGTAGCGGCCATCACTGAAATGCAACAAATGGAAATGTCGCTATTTCAAGTAGCCCCGTGGGACGACGACCTACGCGCTATCCCGAATGACTGGGGCCGATCGGCTGTCTTCACTACCAGGAACAAGGGGCAAAAGAGATCAGCATGCGAAGACAAGTTGATTTACCACTACAACCAAGAGATTGAAATCACGTACACAGGGATTGAGCTGCGCGCAGACGATGATGAATTGGTTTGGCAGCAGATCCTAGAGTACGCGAAGCATTCGCCGCTGGGCCGGGATGTGGAATTCACGCTTTATCAGCTCTGCATCGATCTTGGTTGGCACATTAACAAGTTCTATTACAACCGTGCGCTAAGTTGCCTAAAGCGGCTCAAAGCGACGTGCTTTTCGATCAAATCCCCACGGCATAGCACCCTTAAAAACCTTTCACTGCTAGGCGACTTTGACATAGAGAAAAACGGTCAAAAGAGAGCTGTGTGCAAGGCCCAGCTTGACCCGTATCTGGTCGTGTTGTTTGCCAATGATCATTACTCGAAAGTTATGTGGTCGAAATACCGAACCCTTTCCCCTACCGCTCGCCGGATGTTCGATTATTTCGTGACGCACGCAACCCCCTACCCACTCAAGCTGGAGACGTTCCGCCTCATCTGCGGATCAGAGTCTACCCGCAAGAAG
- the trbB gene encoding P-type conjugative transfer ATPase TrbB, protein MSEHNGDLETIKKRVTERLRRDLGPLVEGALNDPKTTDILLNADGQLWLKRLGEPSRVIGELEAWRATSAMKTLAGLLGKTIGAKEPILDGELPFGNERFAGQLPPVVSSPCFAIRKPAIKVFPLDSYVEQEIMTQAQCDAIKKAVREHKNILVIGGTGSGKTTLINAVIQEMVDNDPNERVFIIEDTGEIQCSAVNCVQYHTTLEVSMTDLLKTTLRMLPDRIIVGEVRGAEALDLLDSWNTGHDGGAGTLHANTAESALQRLKSLITRNKLAPTDIEPLIAEAVHVIVQINRKSEVRRVEAILEIVGYENGNYITNTL, encoded by the coding sequence ATGAGTGAACATAACGGCGACTTGGAAACGATCAAAAAGCGCGTTACTGAGCGCCTACGCCGCGACTTGGGGCCTTTGGTTGAGGGCGCGCTTAACGACCCAAAAACTACCGACATCCTGCTGAATGCAGATGGGCAGCTCTGGCTGAAACGCTTGGGTGAGCCAAGTCGTGTTATTGGGGAGTTGGAGGCATGGCGCGCAACTTCTGCTATGAAAACGCTCGCCGGTTTGCTCGGTAAAACCATCGGGGCAAAAGAGCCAATCCTTGACGGCGAATTGCCTTTCGGCAACGAGCGTTTTGCCGGCCAGCTTCCGCCAGTAGTTTCGTCTCCGTGCTTTGCGATCCGTAAACCCGCCATCAAGGTCTTTCCGCTCGACAGCTATGTCGAACAGGAAATCATGACCCAAGCGCAATGCGACGCCATCAAGAAGGCTGTACGCGAACACAAGAACATTCTTGTGATCGGCGGAACCGGCTCGGGCAAGACAACGCTCATCAACGCCGTCATTCAAGAAATGGTCGATAACGATCCGAATGAACGTGTGTTCATCATTGAAGACACGGGCGAAATCCAGTGTTCCGCCGTCAACTGTGTTCAGTACCACACCACGCTTGAAGTCAGCATGACTGACTTGCTCAAAACGACCCTTCGGATGCTGCCTGACCGAATCATCGTCGGTGAAGTCCGTGGTGCAGAGGCGCTCGACCTCTTGGACTCCTGGAACACCGGCCATGACGGCGGCGCGGGCACGCTCCACGCAAACACTGCCGAATCTGCCTTGCAACGCCTCAAGTCCCTTATCACCCGTAACAAGCTCGCTCCAACAGATATTGAACCGCTGATTGCTGAGGCGGTTCACGTAATCGTGCAAATCAACCGGAAATCAGAAGTCCGCCGAGTAGAAGCGATTCTCGAAATCGTCGGATATGAAAACGGCAACTACATCACCAACACCCTCTAG